One region of Zingiber officinale cultivar Zhangliang chromosome 7B, Zo_v1.1, whole genome shotgun sequence genomic DNA includes:
- the LOC122006206 gene encoding glucan endo-1,3-beta-glucosidase isoform X1, with translation MNKQQCVSLTEIIHISSSAMATRKAFFVILIALLISILVAVPTRAQSIGVCYGMLGNNLPQPTAVVNLYRSNGIGRMRLYDPNQTALRALRNSNIQLIMDVPRTELQSLASNPSAAANWVQANVVAFWPSVSFRYIAVGNELIPGDAAAQYVLPAMRNVQTALSSAGLQNQIKVSTAVDTGVLGQSFPPSNGAFSAAAQAYLAPILQFLRGNNAPLLVNVYPYFSYADNPSQISLAYALFTAGGVVVQDGQFGYQNLFDAQVDAVYAALEKAGAGSVVVVVSESGWPSAGGFAASVNNARTYNQNLIRHVGRGTPRRAGRAIEAYLFAMFNENQKSPGVEQNFGLFYPNGQPVYPISFSQGAIDEVDGLADVRSVY, from the exons ATGAACAAACAACAATGTGTTTCCCTGACCGAGATTATTCATATATCTTCTTCGGCCATGGCAACGAGAAAGGCCTTCTTCGTGATCCTCATCGCATTACTGATTTCCATCCTCGTAGCTGTTCCTACGA GAGCACAATCGATCGGCGTCTGCTACGGTATGCTGGGGAACAACCTCCCTCAGCCCACCGCCGTCGTCAACCTCTACCGCTCCAACGGAATCGGCAGGATGAGGCTGTACGACCCCAACCAGACGGCGCTACGAGCTCTAAGGAACTCCAACATCCAACTGATCATGGACGTGCCCAGAACAGAGCTCCAATCCCTGGCCTCGAATCCCTCTGCCGCCGCCAATTGGGTTCAAGCCAACGTGGTGGCCTTCTGGCCTAGCGTCTCGTTCCGCTACATCGCCGTCGGAAATGAGCTCATCCCCGGCGACGCCGCAGCGCAGTACGTCCTCCCGGCCATGCGCAACGTCCAGACCGCCTTGTCCTCCGCCGGACTTCAA AATCAGATCAAAGTATCGACGGCGGTGGACACCGGCGTGCTCGGCCAGTCCTTCCCGCCTTCAAACGGCGCCTTCTCAGCCGCGGCGCAGGCTTACTTGGCCCCAATCCTCCAGTTCTTGAGGGGAAACAACGCCCCGCTCTTAGTCAACGTCTACCCTTACTTCAGCTACGCCGACAATCCCTCCCAAATCTCCCTCGCATACGCCCTGTTCACGGCCGGCGGCGTGGTCGTGCAAGACGGCCAGTTCGGCTACCAGAACCTATTCGACGCCCAAGTCGACGCCGTCTACGCCGCGCTGGAGAAGGCTGGCGCGGGAAGCGTGGTCGTGGTGGTGTCGGAGAGCGGGTGGCCGTCGGCCGGAGGATTCGCAGCGAGTGTTAACAACGCGCGGACGTACAACCAAAATTTAATCCGGCACGTCGGAAGGGGGACGCCGAGGAGGGCTGGGAGAGCGATCGAGGCTTACCTGTTCGCGATGTTCAACGAGAACCAGAAGAGCCCCGGCGTGGAGCAAAACTTTGGATTGTTTTATCCCAACGGCCAGCCGGTTTACCCTATCAGCTTTAGCCAAGGCGCCATTGATGAAGTCGATGGGCTTGCAGACGTTCGATCAGTTTACTAG
- the LOC122006206 gene encoding glucan endo-1,3-beta-glucosidase isoform X2: protein MNKQQCVSLTEIIHISSSAMATRKAFFVILIALLISILVAVPTRAQSIGVCYGMLGNNLPQPTAVVNLYRSNGIGRMRLYDPNQTALRALRNSNIQLIMDVPRTELQSLASNPSAAANWVQANVVAFWPSVSFRYIAVGNELIPGDAAAQYVLPAMRNVQTALSSAGLQIKVSTAVDTGVLGQSFPPSNGAFSAAAQAYLAPILQFLRGNNAPLLVNVYPYFSYADNPSQISLAYALFTAGGVVVQDGQFGYQNLFDAQVDAVYAALEKAGAGSVVVVVSESGWPSAGGFAASVNNARTYNQNLIRHVGRGTPRRAGRAIEAYLFAMFNENQKSPGVEQNFGLFYPNGQPVYPISFSQGAIDEVDGLADVRSVY, encoded by the exons ATGAACAAACAACAATGTGTTTCCCTGACCGAGATTATTCATATATCTTCTTCGGCCATGGCAACGAGAAAGGCCTTCTTCGTGATCCTCATCGCATTACTGATTTCCATCCTCGTAGCTGTTCCTACGA GAGCACAATCGATCGGCGTCTGCTACGGTATGCTGGGGAACAACCTCCCTCAGCCCACCGCCGTCGTCAACCTCTACCGCTCCAACGGAATCGGCAGGATGAGGCTGTACGACCCCAACCAGACGGCGCTACGAGCTCTAAGGAACTCCAACATCCAACTGATCATGGACGTGCCCAGAACAGAGCTCCAATCCCTGGCCTCGAATCCCTCTGCCGCCGCCAATTGGGTTCAAGCCAACGTGGTGGCCTTCTGGCCTAGCGTCTCGTTCCGCTACATCGCCGTCGGAAATGAGCTCATCCCCGGCGACGCCGCAGCGCAGTACGTCCTCCCGGCCATGCGCAACGTCCAGACCGCCTTGTCCTCCGCCGGACTTCAA ATCAAAGTATCGACGGCGGTGGACACCGGCGTGCTCGGCCAGTCCTTCCCGCCTTCAAACGGCGCCTTCTCAGCCGCGGCGCAGGCTTACTTGGCCCCAATCCTCCAGTTCTTGAGGGGAAACAACGCCCCGCTCTTAGTCAACGTCTACCCTTACTTCAGCTACGCCGACAATCCCTCCCAAATCTCCCTCGCATACGCCCTGTTCACGGCCGGCGGCGTGGTCGTGCAAGACGGCCAGTTCGGCTACCAGAACCTATTCGACGCCCAAGTCGACGCCGTCTACGCCGCGCTGGAGAAGGCTGGCGCGGGAAGCGTGGTCGTGGTGGTGTCGGAGAGCGGGTGGCCGTCGGCCGGAGGATTCGCAGCGAGTGTTAACAACGCGCGGACGTACAACCAAAATTTAATCCGGCACGTCGGAAGGGGGACGCCGAGGAGGGCTGGGAGAGCGATCGAGGCTTACCTGTTCGCGATGTTCAACGAGAACCAGAAGAGCCCCGGCGTGGAGCAAAACTTTGGATTGTTTTATCCCAACGGCCAGCCGGTTTACCCTATCAGCTTTAGCCAAGGCGCCATTGATGAAGTCGATGGGCTTGCAGACGTTCGATCAGTTTACTAG